In Scylla paramamosain isolate STU-SP2022 chromosome 1, ASM3559412v1, whole genome shotgun sequence, one DNA window encodes the following:
- the LOC135101189 gene encoding uncharacterized protein LOC135101189 — translation MHRILALHSFSSSTLRPPAHHTTMPLRASPPAPPHCLTEPPRLPHHTASQSQPRLPTTLPHRASPPAHHTASQSLPACPPHCLTEPPRLPHHTASQSLPACPTILPHRASPPAPPYCLTEPPRLPHHTASQSLPACPPHCLTEPPRLPTTLPHRASAPAPPHCLTEPPRLPTTLPHRASPPAHHTASQSLPACPPHCLTEPPRLPTTLPHRASPPAPP, via the coding sequence ATGCATAGGATTCTTGCAttacattccttctcttcctcaactCTTCGTCCTCCagcccaccacaccacaatgcCTCTCAGAGCCTCCCCGCCTGCCCCACCACACTGCCTCACAGAGCCTCCCCGCCTGCCCCACCACACTGCCTCACAGAGCCAACCCCGCCTGCCCACCACACTGCCTCACAGAGCCTCCCCGCCTGCCCACCACACTGCCTCACAGAGCCTCCCCGCCTGCCCACCACACTGCCTCACAGAGCCTCCCCGCCTGCCCCACCACACTGCCTCACAGAGCCTCCCCGCCTGCCCCACCATACTGCCTCACAGAGCCTCCCCGCCTGCCCCACCATACTGCCTCACAGAGCCTCCCCGCCTGCCCCACCACACTGCCTCACAGAGCCTCCCCGCCTGCCCACCACACTGCCTCACAGAGCCTCCCCGCCTGCCCACCACACTGCCTCACAGAGCCTCCGCGCCTGCCCCACCACACTGCCTCACAGAGCCTCCCCGCCTGCCCACCACACTGCCTCACAGAGCCTCCCCGCCTGCCCACCACACTGCCTCACAGAGCCTCCCCGCCTGCCCACCACACTGCCTCACAGAGCCTCCCCGCCTGCCCACCACACTGCCTCACAGAGCCTCCCCGCCTGCCCCACCATAG